A part of Aspergillus flavus chromosome 5, complete sequence genomic DNA contains:
- a CDS encoding uncharacterized protein (of unknown function-domain containing protein) — translation MSTPLSSAPRATPGMSVPATQNTAPVIKFRCLYTHDMRRKAKRWQDGYLRYHTFNKRIMAYDITGNFIGDLHWRQGDAIQDGDELELDRGVLIQVCEPMEKTETDISGLYSNKKSQGSPSRPGEPPMPSLHTSTPLRSSIGSQSSRSLNDLLGIKKTPIGRMVSPYEERHPPEQSKGHAQPSERAVKRQRLASENVPRAHGSSRPHPVTIDLSEEPPADKPTAVATDTEPVVQPKKTPSLVKAASVTVSPSDKKPSGRAQPIITKTQNPVNNAPPPSKESTRIPVDTPVNTLRLSTERPRRKLMYSALLPGQTAAKVSLPSPFSEKTNVPVRETPQEIDLTSPDPVPTNADFIPSASTLAALDEMPSGSIHRPDRTAANHRAQDTLPKSGSTGLRKSYSDPTTLTAATGARSRSLPFKSPLNRCMEEDEPREQGPWTSEALDLFDFWPPGRPKPN, via the exons ATGTCGACGCCCTTATCCTCTGCCCCGCGTGCTACCCCCGGCATGAGCGTCCCGGCGACCCAGAACACCGCGCCCGTGATCAAGTTCCGGTGTCTCTACACTCACGATATGCGCCGCAAAGCCAAACGCTGGCAAGATGGCTACCTCAGATACCACACGTTCAATAAACGCATCATGGCTTACGATATCACGGGAAATTTTATTGGTGACCTACACTGGCGACAGGGTGACGCAATCCAGGACGGGGACGAGCTGGAACTGGATAGAGGCGTGTTGATTCAAGTCTGCGAGCCAATGGAGAAGACGGAGACGGATATTTCCGGTCTCTACAGTAATAAGAAAAGCCAGGGTTCCCCATCACGGCCGGGGGAACCACCGATGCCGTCTTTGCACACGTCCACTCCTTTGCGATCCTCAATCGGCTCCCAGTCGTCTCGCTCCCTCAATGATTTGTTGGGCATCAAGAAGACACCTATTGGACGCATGGTCTCTCCGTATGAAGAGAGACATCCGCCGGAGCAAAGTAAAGGTCATGCACAACCATCTGAAAGAGCTGTAAAGAGGCAGAGGCTTGCATCGGAGAATGTCCCACGTGCACATGGTTCGAGTCGGCCCCATCCCGTAACTATTGATTTATCGGAGGAGCCTCCTGCGGATAAACCAACAGCAGTAGCTACGGATACTGAACCAGTAGTACAACCCAAGAAAACTCCAAGCTTGGTGAAAGCTGCATCAGTTACAGTATCGCCATCGGACAAAAAACCGAGCGGTAGAGCTCAGCCCATTATTACGAAGACCCAAAACCCCGTCAACAATGCCCCTCCACCTAGCAAGGAATCCACGAGGATTCCTGTGGATACTCCAGTCAACACGCTTAGGTTGTCTACGGAGCGTCCGAGGAGGAAACTGATGTACAGTGCATTATTACCTGGTCAAACCGCCGCAAAAGTAtcccttccctctccctttTCAGAGAAGACAAATGTGCCCGTGCGAGAGACCCCGCA GGAAATCGATCTGACAAGCCCCGATCCTGTACCAACGAACGCTGATTTCATACCCTCTGCTTCAACGCTTGCTGCGTTAGATGAGATGCCAAGTGGCTCCATACATCGTCCGGACAGGACTGCAGCAAATCATCGCGCGCAAGATACTCTACCAAAGTCCGGTTCGACTGGCCTTCGCAAGTCATACTCGGATCCCACTACTTTAACAGCCGCAACTGGTGCTCGATCACGATCACTACCTTTTAAAAGCCCGCTTAATCGTTGtatggaggaagatgaacCCCGTGAGCAAGGACCCTGGACTTCCGAGGCCCTAGACCTTTTCGACTTCTGGCCGCCTGGGCGACCCAAACCTAATTGA
- a CDS encoding amphiphysin has product MLSVQRQFGRFMKRSADDSQVAILLKDFDEANKLLARIVDSTKAWRDAWSSLLTYQARILSEFEGLYAPIIASSDSSTVDKAVPTPRETLARTANLAQEYEELRSELLEELEAINERMIKPATQAMDYMKPLEKTIKKRDDRKLDYERYQGRVDSYSKKTKRSDRDNASLTKAESDLARATEEYQAADEHLRKCLPPVITAAFSLLPRLLATQIEIQNTMLAHYYTVVQNYCEQEHFPSPSPPMEQIIEDWEQAHLPTQQEVEALGCIANGKAVRLSPGSPDDQRNGHSSRLPNGLNFRRPSSSNASTVGATSTLTSTTNLQPPSSAGRRLSAPSVHDTKPTPVMDTKPRLNSLASSPSSTLTVPTTHLSPQTPASASASSPAESYVSTRTDYFSRNQHPSDSAATSPGYSVLAAAKKKPPPPPPKRIGSNQGLFVTALYDFGGQSAGDLAFREGDRIRVLKKTDSTDDWWEGELRGVKGSFPANYVE; this is encoded by the exons ATGCTATCCGTACAAAGACAATTTGGTAGATTTATGAAAAGATCTGCCGACGACAGTCAGGTGGCTATTCTCCTGAAAGATTTCGACGAAGCAAATAAATTGTTAGCCAGA ATCGTTGATTCTACCAAAGCCTGGCGAGATGCTTGGTCTTCTCTACTCACTTACCAGGCGCGCATACTCAGTGAATTCGAAGGACTATATGCGCCCATCATTGCTTCCTCCGATTCCTCCACAGTCGATAAGGCCGTCCCAACGCCCCGGGAAACACTGGCCCGAACCGCTAACCTAGCTCAAGAATATGAAGAGCTACGGAGCGAACTCCTGGAGGAGCTCGAGGCCATCAACGAGCGTATGATCAAGCCCGCCACGCAGGCCATGGACTATATGAAGCCGTTGGAAAAGACAATCAAAAAGCGGGATGACCGAAAG TTAGACTACGAGCGTTACCAAGGTCGCGTCGACAGCTACTCGAAAAAGACGAAGCGATCGGACCGAGACAACGCATCGCTAACCAAAGCCGAAAGCGATCTCGCAAGAGCAACAGAG GAATACCAAGCCGCAGACGAACACCTTCGAAAATGCCTACCACCAGTAATAACCGCCGCATTCTCACTGCTCCCCAGACTGCTAGCCACGCAAATCGAGATCCAAAACACCATGCTAGCACACTACTACACCGTGGTCCAGAACTACTGCGAACAGGAGCACTTCCCCTCACCATCGCCACCAATGGAACAGATAATCGAAGACTGGGAACAAGCCCACCTCCCCACACAACAAGAAGTTGAAGCCCTAGGTTGTATCGCCAACGGAAAAGCAGTGCGTCTATCCCCAGGATCACCCGACGACCAACGAAACGGACACAGCAGCCGTCTCCCAAACGGCCTCAACTTCCGTCGACCCTCGAGCAGCAACGCCTCCACCGTCGGCGCTACATCTACGTTAACATCTACAACAAATCTTCAACCCCCATCCTCCGCAGGCCGCAGACTCTCCGCCCCATCAGTACACGACACAAAACCGACCCCAGTAATGGATACCAAACCCCGTCTCAACAGTCTCGCCTCATCCCCATCCTCGACTCTCACCGTCCCAACAACCCATCTCTCCCCGCAAACCCCCGCTTCAGCCTCAGCTTCCTCCCCAGCCGAATCCTACGTCTCCACCCGAACAGACTACTTCAGCCGAAATCAGCATCCCTCCGACAGCGCAGCCACATCTCCAGGATATAGTGTGCTCGCggccgcgaagaagaagccccCACCGCCGCCTCCGAAACGGATCGGTTCGAATCAGGGGCTGTTTGTCACGGCTCTCTATGATTTCGGCGGGCAGAGTGCCGGTGATCTTGCCTTTCGGGAGGGGGATCGGATTCGAGTTCTGAAGAAAACGGATAGTACGGATGATTGGTGGGAGGGAGAGCTTCGGGGGGTTAAGGGCAGTTTCCCGGCTAATTATGTGGAGTGa
- a CDS encoding putative CCCH and RING finger protein codes for MTARDTEKASFVTSHVGRTESGKQERHHREARSLYISTPLSDFLSFNSPEHIPILVAKGQLCALPLTRHSGTIYQRTATMTDETQVADEVPQFSFKKRSNKAKANFRKKPEAPPPASDSDFTSSDDEEGRRIKRRRKNAAVTASSTTSAPRRDEEQPVTATPIPLPSSNDATKHSNWYDDELDAKNLLGNTRAQPTSNAPSASDGTYKGAANYQSFIQKNPDSLAKQFGPIKAPTNIRTVTFMDYTPNVCKDYKQTGWCGFGDGCIYAHIRENVLQGWELDKEWDKNTQGKKLDGKVVSQRGGDKPKDDDDEDEELLESIPFACIICKKSYQNPIVTKCGHYFCESCALQRYRKNPSCAACGAGTGGVFNTAKKLNQLLEKKRERARKRREQAIADGEEVSSEEEEEAESA; via the exons ATGACCGCACGTGACACGGAGAAAGCTTCATTTGTCACTAGTCACGTGGGGCGCACCGAATCGGGAAAACAAGAACGCCACCACCGTGAAGCAAGGTCACTTTATATATCAACCCCATTATCCGACTTTCTGAGTTTCAACTCCCCCGAACACATCCCGATCTTGGTGGCTAAGGGGCAACTGTGCGCATTGCCACTAACTCGCCATTCTGGTACTATATACCAGCGAACCGCAACCATGACGGACGAAACGCAGGTCGCCGATGAGGTCCCTCAGTTCTCCTTCAAAAAACGATCAaacaaggccaaggccaatTTTCGCAAGAAGCCCGAAGCGCCGCCACCTGCTTCGGACTCCGATTTCACGTCGtccgatgatgaagagggcCGCAGAATCAAAAGGCGCCGCAAGAACGCAGCAGTGACAGCCTCGTCTACAACCAGTGCACCCCGGAGAGACGAAGAACAGCCCGTCACAGCCACACCGATCCCATTGCCATCCAGCAACGATGCCACCAAGCATTCGAATTGGTATGATGACGAGTTGGACGCAAAGAATCTCTTGGGGAACACGCGGGCCCAACCAACCTCGAACGCCCCCTCTGCATCAGATGGCACGTACAAAGGCGCGGCGAATTACCAGTCTTTCATCCAAAAAAACCCCGATTCTCTGGCAAAACAGTTCGGTCCGATCAAAGCCCCCACCAACATTCGTACTGTGACGTTTATGGATTACACGCCAAACGTCTGCAAAGACTACAAACAGACGGG CTGGTGCGGATTTGGGGACGGGTGTATCTACGCTCATATTAGAGAAAACGTCTTGCAGGGCTGGGAATTGGACAAAGAATGGGATAAAAACActcaaggaaagaaattggATGGAAAGGTCGTCTCCCAACGTGGGGGTGACAAACCAaaggacgacgacgatgaggatgaggagcttCTCGAAAGCATTCCATTTGCCTGTATCATCTGCAAGAAGTCATATCAAAACCCGATTGTCACCAAGTGCGGGCATTATTTCTGCGAGTCTTGCGCCTTACAGCGATATCGGAAAAATCCGTCATGTGCTGCATGTGGAGCTGGCACTGGCGGGGTGTTTAACACCGCGAAGAAGCTGAATCAAttattggagaagaagagagagcgTGCAAGGAAACGCCGGGAGCAAGCCATAGCCGACGGCGAAGAAGTCAGcagtgaagaagaggaagaggccgaaAGCGCTTAG
- a CDS encoding aspartate/tyrosine/aromatic aminotransferase codes for MVKLEPFEVDHWILTRDIGPKYNLAHSYSLPVTINDLKSLSENEATGDHLLASVQSMPMNYGPSFTGLEQLRENIANLYSDESSITISSDKILTTPGASLANFIVLFALVGPGDHVIIQYPTYQQLYSLPASLGAEVSLWKAKENDNWNLDMEELKGLIKPNTKMIVLNNPQNPTGAIIPRSRLEEAIEIAKSHSITVFSDEVYRPSFHSIAPEDPDYPPSALSFGYENTVVTSSLSKAYALAGIRIGWIASHSKSILDLCINARSYALITASQVDEQIASLALSPSCVHNLVKRNTTLAKNNLHIVQRFIDEFSSSCQWVKPVAGPIGFIRFTRSGHPVDDVEFCTRLLEKKGVLLVPGRKCFGDGKNFSGYVRLGFGGDTEVLKAAFDALREFMLEDYESLPLAD; via the exons ATGGTGAAACTAGAACCTTTCGAAGTCGATCAT TGGATTTTGACTCGGGATATAGGTCCCAAGTATAACTTGGCCCATTCATACTCCCTCCCCGTCACAATTAATGATCTCAAATCGCTGTCCGAGAATGAAGCAACAGGTGATCATCTTCTCGCCTCAGTTCAATCCATGCCGATGAACTACGGCCCTTCCTTCACAGGATTGGAGCAACTACGTGAAAATATTGCGAACTTATACTCAGATGAATCATCAATAACTATATCATCTGACAAGATTTTGACAACCCCTGGCGCATCGCTGGCGAACTTTATCGTGCTCTTTGCATTAGTTGGCCCTGGGGATCATGTTATCATCCAGTATCCCACCTACCAGCAACTATACTCCCTTCCAGCTTCCCTTGGAGCGGAGGTTAGTCTGTggaaggcaaaggaaaacgATAATTGGAATCTCGACATGGAGGAACTAAAGGGCCTCATTAAGCCCAATACAAAAATGATCGTCCTAAA CAATCCACAAAATCCAACCGGCGCAATCATCCCCAGGTCACGCCTCGAAGAAGCTATCGAAATCGCCAAAAGCCACTCGATAACAGTCTTCAGTGACGAAGTATATCGTCCCAGTTTCCATTCCATCGCTCCAGAAGACCCAGACTACCCGCCCTCAGCCCTTTCCTTTGGTTACGAAAACACTGTCGTCACCAGCTCCCTATCAAAAGCTTATGCCCTCGCCGGGATTCGAATAGGATGGATCGCATCGCACAGCAAATCCATCCTCGACCTCTGTATCAATGCTCGCTCCTACGCCCTCATAACAGCTAGCCAAGTAGATGAACAGATCGCATCACTGGCATTGAGTCCCTCTTGCGTCCACAATTTGGTCAAACGTAACACAACGCTAGCAAAGAATAACCTTCACATTGTTCAACGGTTCATTGATGAATTTTCGTCGAGCTGTCAATGGGTGAAACCTGTTGCCGGGCCAATTGGGTTCATCAGATTTACTAGGTCCGGCCATCCGGTAGATGACGTGGAATTCTGCACAAGGCTcctagaaaagaagggagtTCTTCTTGTGCCGGGGAGAAAATGTTTCGGGGATGGGAAGAATTTCAGCGGCTATGTACGTCTTGGGTTTGGTGGGGATACGGAGGTTTTGAAGGCTGCGTTCGATGCTTTGAGGGAGTTTATGCTTGAAGACTACGAGTCGTTGCCTCTGGCAGATTGA
- a CDS encoding beta subunit of N-acylethanolamine-hydrolyzing acid amidase-domain-containing protein, whose translation MAHAMQLGEVPPVFKIDLSLPPSKRYTHVARQYHNHLVSITGLFDQLITDAFPKSLLPWLKRLSRLFLRRLYTHEETEEIKGISRATGIELYLLVSFNVLLDLLMGCTSGAALTKLDNPTGEQSQPRLLHFRTLDWGMDELRKLLVCFEYVRGPDYDTVLATNITYIGFVGVLTGVRRGLSVSLNFRPNHDTSSWLRNYRYYGSHLLVLFGLRRSISSMLRGYILPPDGSSPPPALDKIWPTVMRTPSTAAYLIFCDGVDVVVLEKDHRTAHVERQSSFIVATNSDHAAPSVRENGHQGDHAGAALGTGVAVSVVDLIEDSEERRKFMQAHWDKKVRQARKATSIPECTSSTGRQDPLRRTRASQRWGGGSSHEFLPNGSSLPTPSSGKLVDFQVTATLKEVIKWTTTYPTTNEMTHFAAVMDPTEGKVVWIRRYLEPLVFYTRY comes from the coding sequence ATGGCACATGCAATGCAATTGGGTGAAGTACCCCCAGTCTTCAAAATCGACCTCTCTCTCCCGCCATCAAAAAGATACACCCACGTCGCAAGACAATACCACAACCACCTAGTTTCCATAACAGGTCTCTTCGACCAACTCATCACCGATGCCTTTCCTAAATCCCTCTTACCATGGCTCAAAAGACTATCACGCCTATTCCTGCGCCGACTATACACCCAcgaagaaacagaagaaatcAAAGGCATCAGCCGCGCCACAGGAATAGAACTATACCTATTAGTCTCATTCAACGTACTCCTAGACCTCCTAATGGGCTGCACAAGCGGCGCAGCACTAACAAAACTCGACAACCCCACAGGCGAGCAATCACAACCGCGACTTCTCCATTTCCGGACCCTAGACTGGGGCATGGACGAGCTCCGGAAGTTGCTCGTCTGTTTTGAATACGTCCGCGGACCTGATTACGATACCGTCCTGGCGACGAATATCACCTATATCGGCTTTGTGGGCGTCTTAACCGGTGTCAGGAGGGGACTTAGTGTTTCTCTTAATTTTAGACCGAATCATGATACGAGCAGCTGGCTGCGTAATTATCGGTATTATGGAAGTCATTTACTTGTGCTTTTTGGTTTGAGACGGTCTATATCCTCTATGCTGAGAGGGTATATCCTTCCCCCAGATGGTTCGTCACCCCCGCCGGCTCTTGACAAGATCTGGCCGACGGTTATGCGAACACCGTCTACAGCTGCGTATTTGATCTTTTGTGATGGGGTCGATGTAGTGGTCCTAGAAAAGGACCACAGGACAGCTCATGTGGAGCGACAATCCTCTTTCATCGTCGCAACAAACAGTGACCATGCCGCTCCCTCGGTGAGGGAAAACGGACACCAAGGAGATCATGCCGGTGCAGCCTTAGGCACAGGGGTAGCTGTCTCAGTCGTGGACCTCATAGAAGATAGCGAAGAACGGAGGAAATTCATGCAAGCGCACTGGGACAAGAAAGTCAGGCAGGCGAGGAAGGCTACTTCGATCCCAGAATGCACGTCCTCAACTGGCCGCCAAGATCCTTTGCGACGCACTCGTGCGTCTCAGAGGTGGGGAGGCGGATCGTCTCATGAATTCTTACCAAATGGGTCCTCTTTGCCTACTCCTAGCTCGGGTAAGCTGGTGGACTTCCAAGTCACAGCCACACTGAAGGAAGTTATTAAATGGACGACGACATACCCGACGACTAATGAGATGACCCATTTTGCAGCGGTGATGGATCCCACGGAGGGAAAGGTAGTGTGGATTAGGCGGTACTTGGAACCATTAGTATTCTACACACGCTATTAG
- a CDS encoding phospholipid methyltransferase produces the protein MASINEPTTKMWLASLLEPSLLLLWAMSYHVKVNLEAVFKRGQILAPLLQPGRLRGEAFGRFWVSFSSDYAANLEDAVESQPPPTQTGVQRSSDLIPPVLAHASGLVLDVGPGTGTQMPLLRSSAIKAIYGAEPCHGLHAKLRSRADAEGVGEKYHILPCSVAASELVPALQEQGLLPAGTTALDQTTGGAFDTILCVRVLCSVPDLEQSARDLYGLLKPGGKILVVEHVVNPWRTAKGSIVARVVQAVYGFLGWSWFIGDCRMNRDTEKALRGAAEADGGWESVEVEKWFGRTCMPYIAGVFVKRG, from the exons ATGGCTTCTATCAACGAGCCTACCACCAAGATGTGGCTCGCATCACTGCTGGAACCAAGCCTGCTTCTGCTCTGGGCCATGTCAT ATCATGTCAAAGTGAACTTGGAAGCAGTCTTCAAAAGAGGCCAGATCCTCGCTCCACTCCTTCAGCCCGGAAGACTTCGCGGTGAGGCTTTCGGCCGATTCTGGGTCTCCTTTAGCAGTGA CTACGCGGCAAATCTTGAAGATGCCGTCGAGTCCCAACCCCCACCAACCCAGACAGGGGTTCAACGTTCCTCGGACCTAATCCCGCCCGTCTTAGCCCACGCCTCAGGTTTAGTCCTAGACGTCGGCCCGGGAACAGGAACGCAAATGCCCCTCTTACGCTCGTCGGCTATCAAAGCAATCTACGGCGCCGAGCCCTGCCATGGTCTTCACGCAAAACTGCGCTCCAGGGCTGACGCCGAAGGAGTAGGTGAAAAGTACCACATTCTTCCCTGTAGCGTCGCCGCCTCGGAACTCGTTCCCGCTCTCCAGGAACAAGGCCTTCTGCCTGCTGGTACTACCGCGCTTGATCAAACGACTGGTGGTGCCTTCGACACGATTCTCTGCGTCCGTGTGCTTTGTTCTGTGCCAGATTTAGAACAGTCTGCTCGGGATCTGTATGGCTTGCTTAAGCCCGGTGGCAAGATTCTCGTCGTGGAGCATGTGGTTAATCCGTGGCGAACGGCGAAGGGGTCTATTGTTGCGAGGGTTGTGCAGGCTGTGTATGGGTTCTTGGGTTGGAGCTGGTTTATTGGGGATTGTCGGATGAATCGGGATACGGAGAAGGCGTTGCGGGGTGCGGCGGAGGCTGACGGGGGGTGGGAGTCTGTGGAGGTCGAGAAGTGGTTTGGGAGAACTTGTATGCCGTATATTGCTGGGGTGTTTGTCAAGAGAGGGTAG
- a CDS encoding uncharacterized protein (expressed protein) has protein sequence MIYPSDHPNQESNNLEIQRNRPKDDSIPSHGQPKPDAWILKLQPLKEFIRPILRSTGGLSARVALLDDGAKLTGKYGKQKGQSFHPDKEEYFVGPCIHGTKMADYIRQLCPEVELLIARLDDSRNVESGQRFTTASAYKVSTQINVYVIVMSRN, from the exons ATGATATATCCTTCCGATCATCCAAACCAGGAAAGCAACAATTTAGAAATCCAAAGGAATCGCCCCAAAGATGACAGCATCCCTTCTCATGGCCA GCCTAAGCCTGATGCGTGGATCCTGAAGCTACAACCTCTTAAGGAGTTTATTCGGCCAATTCTGCGTTCCACAGGGGGGTTGTCGGCCAGGGTTGCCCTCCTAGATGATGGTGCCAAATTAACTGGAAAGTATGGGAAGCAAAAGGGGCAATCATTTCATCCAGACAAGGAGGAATACTTTGTGGGCCCTTGCATCCATGGCACAAAGATGGCCGATTATATTCGACAATTATGCCCCGAAGTGGAGCTTCTCATAGCTCGTTTAGATGATTCACGGAATGTCGAGAGTGGTCAGAGATTCACTACAGCATCCGCCTATAAGGTGAGTACTCAAATAAATGTTTATGTTATCGTCATGTCACGAAACTAA
- a CDS encoding uncharacterized protein (of unknown function-domain containing protein): protein MRCGFRLALCACLLLIVPIYLLALHLEEICNQYRAGAYLIDWLNSKKPHHEGLSHYHAKLGDKVIVMARLEEEPAEWVEQELPDWQRAIYIVNPSNKTKADKHKLNTALNKGHESMAYLTYLIDHYDNLPSTIAFLHAHRAGFFMAWHVDAPLHDNVAAMRALQLDFVQQNGYVNLRCNWNPGCKADHRINRHVTEQVWEEVFEGTSTPPLNSTTSPAITEDPSTENRQTQKFLQAPKLVGAACCAQFAVSREQVLKRPREDYIKFRQWVIDTEKDDASSGRVMEFLWHVIFGKESVYCPDEELCYCQVYGKC from the exons ATGAGATGCGGCTTTAGATTAGCACTATGCGCATGTCTACTACTCATCGTCCCAATATACTTATTAGCGCTCCACCTCGAGGAAATCTGCAACCAGTATCGCGCAGGCGCATACTTGATAGATTGGCTGAACTCCAAGAAACCCCACCATGAGGGCCTATCCCACTACCATGCAAAACTGGGAGACAAAGTGATCGTGATGGCCCGGCTGGAAGAAGAGCCGGCCGAATGGGTCGAGCAAGAACTCCCTGA CTGGCAACGTGCGATTTATATTGTCAACCCCTCGAATAAAACCAAAGCAGACAAACATAAACTCAATACCGCCCTCAACAAGGGCCACGAATCTATGGCCTACCTCACGTATCTGATTGATCATTATGACAACCTTCCTTCCACAATCGCTTTCCTCCATGCCCACCGCGCCGGCTTCTTCATGGCCTGGCATGTCGATGCGCCTTTGCACGACAATGTAGCAGCGATGCGCGCTCTACAGCTTGATTTCGTCCAACAGAATGGCTACGTCAACCTCCGTTGCAATTGGAACCCCGGATGCAAGGCGGATCATCGCATCAATCGCCATGTAACGGAACAGGTCTGGGAAGAAGTGTTCGAAGGGACCAGCACCCCGCCCCTAAACTCGACTACTTCGCCCGCCATCACAGAAGACCCATCGACGGAGAACCGACAAACACAAAAATTCCTCCAAGCGCCCAAACTCGTCGGCGCAGCATGCTGCGCGCAATTCGCCGTGTCGCGCGAACAGGTCCTGAAACGACCTCGAGAAGACTACATCAAGTTCCGACAATGGGTCATCGACACAGAGAAAGATGATGCCAGTAGCGGACGAGTCATGGAGTTCCTCTGGCATGTCATATTCGGCAAGGAGTCCGTATA TTGCCCAGACGAGGAACTCTGCTACTGCCAAGTATATGGCAAATGCTAG
- a CDS encoding putative RNA 3'-terminal phosphate cyclase, with the protein MDQSEDMNPRTQAIHLDGRTLEGGGQLVRIAVSLSALTGRPVIIDHIRGNRSGKQGLKGSHLAAITYLARVSGSSVVGAELGSTSLSFYPRAVQMPRDRDHERGGAIESHINIALRTAGSVFLVFQALYPYMLHAGANSPIPERQITLSIVGGTNVSFSPSYDYVAQVLVPNFARVGLPHLSVQLIKRGWGSGPFSLGKVTLIADPLTLCEDGNKAGSSPQFPPIDVAQYQRGTISQIEITILAPDDPFPRSTERGVHGKGRNRRPGGTQSRKHMSRAGGNSDGLPNATLTIRQFVEDEIFRSLCKGLGKLPSSVFTSGLSSSSAAVQHPHTESDDNDIPINIHTTEATHHYSHVYILIVAHTSTGFRVGHDALFGVNGDPGARQARHKSRNGPEEAAMVVKNLVEQCVDGFLEELYDPRLQQGSTPVDREEYPPCVDKYSRDQLAVFEALGRSASQPSDDGGGGKEDERYWSLHMQTARWVCEEMLSNQAHDMKQLHQAPRSSTLEGNDNAKHPVI; encoded by the coding sequence ATGGATCAGTCGGAAGACATGAATCCTAGAACACAAGCCATCCATCTGGATGGAAGGACTCTGGAAGGAGGGGGCCAACTCGTGCGAATTGCCGTCAGCCTTTCGGCTTTAACAGGCCGGCCTGTCATTATTGACCATATTCGAGGCAACCGATCAGGGAAGCAAGGGCTCAAAGGCTCACATCTTGCCGCGATCACATACCTCGCCCGTGTGAGCGGAAGCTCTGTCGTGGGTGCAGAGCTAGGATCGACGTCATTAAGCTTCTATCCACGAGCAGTCCAGATGCCAAGAGATCGAGACCATGAGCGGGGAGGAGCGATCGAATCACATATCAACATTGCACTTAGAACAGCAGGTTCGGTGTTTCTAGTGTTCCAAGCACTATATCCTTATATGCTGCACGCGGGAGCCAATTCTCCCATTCCCGAGCGCCAGATTACTCTATCCATTGTCGGTGGGACCAATGTGTCGTTCTCGCCGTCATACGATTACGTGGCGCAGGTTTTAGTGCCTAATTTCGCCAGAGTGGGATTGCCTCACCTTTCTGTGCAGCTAATCAAACGGGGATGGGGGTCGGGCCCTTTCAGCTTGGGAAAGGTGACTCTTATTGCGGATCCGCTCACGTTGTGCGAAGATGGCAATAAAGCCGGGTCGAGCCCTCAGTTTCCACCCATAGACGTTGCTCAATATCAGCGTGGGACAATCAGTCAGATTGAAATTACCATTTTAGCCCCCGACGATCCGTTCCCAAGGAGCACAGAGAGAGGCGTCCACGGCAaaggaagaaatcgaagacCTGGTGGGACGCAATCTCGGAAACATATGTCAAGGGCGGGGGGGAACAGCGATGGTTTACCGAACGCCACTCTAACAATTCGCCAATTTGTCGAAGACGAAATCTTCCGGAGCCTCTGCAAGGGGTTAGGGAAATTACCATCGTCTGTTTTCACCTCCGGACTATCGTCCTCCAGTGCCGCTGTCCAGCATCCTCACACAGAGAGCGATGACAACGATATTCCTATCAACATACATACGACTGAGGCCACACACCATTACTCGCACGTATACATACTTATTGTAGCACATACATCGACAGGATTCAGGGTGGGACATGATGCGCTCTTTGGCGTCAACGGCGATCCCGGTGCGCGACAAGCGCGGCATAAGTCACGGAACGGTCCGGAGGAGGCGGCAATGGTGGTGAAAAATTTGGTGGAGCAATGTGTAGACGGATTCTTAGAAGAATTGTATGATCCTCGCCTGCAGCAAGGTTCTACCCCCGTGGATAGGGAGGAATATCCCCCTTGTGTGGACAAGTATTCAAGAGATCAATTGGCGGTCTTTGAGGCACTGGGAAGATCAGCATCTCAACCGAGCGATGACGGCGGCGGTGGGAAGGAAGATGAACGATATTGGAGTCTTCACATGCAAACGGCGCGTTGGGTCTGTGAAGAAATGCTGAGTAACCAGGCACATGACATGAAGCAGTTACATCAAGCCCCAAGGTCAAGTACATTGGAAGGAAATGACAACGCGAAACATCCAGTCATATAA